AGGTTGCAGTACTCCCGCGCGGAAACCTCCTTGGCGGAGAGGTTGAAGACGGCTTCCGGCGCGCCGCCCTTCGACTGGCTCAGGGCGGTCCCGAGCATGGTCGAGGGGCCGCCGGGCTCGAGGAATTGCCGATACGCGGCCCCGTCGGCCACGAGTTCGATCCACTCGATGTAATGCTCCGGCTTCATCGGATGCGCGACGCTGCCGACCTTCACCTTGTAGCCGGCGGCGGTCTTCTCGATGACGGG
This genomic window from Planctomycetota bacterium contains:
- a CDS encoding desulfoferrodoxin family protein — its product is PVIEKTAAGYKVKVGSVAHPMKPEHYIEWIELVADGAAYRQFLEPGGPSTMLGTALSQSKGGAPEAVFNLSAKEVSAREYCNLHGLWKS